TGTGTCGATGAAGGCGATTTACTGATAGACAAGCAACTGAGTGGGATTTACTACTATAAAAACTCTTATTGGCCCTCGCATATATAAGTAATAAATGCATGGTTTGATTACCTGCTCGTAATACTACATTCTCCCAAATAAATAGTTTACATATAAACGCGCGGCTAAACTTCACTTCGTTACTTGAAATGCCAATAATAACACATAACATAGAGTACAAAATCGGAATAGAAACGCCGACTGAAGAAACACTTTCAATGGCCGAAATACCATTCTTCCGTTTATCGTATTCAACGGTATCCTCTTGAAATAAGTTCCTTTTCTAAACTATGCCAGAAATAACGCACGACTTCCACATCCttaaatcttttatttttgtcaAGTTCGACCTTTTCTACATTCCATTGCTGCACGTGTTGTGGTACAGAATCACCGGCAAAGTGGAAATAGTAGCCTTTGCAGCGTTGAAATAATTCCTGTGGCGAATTCCACTGATAGTTATTAAACTGCCACGTATGACCAGTAGTGAAGATAGCGACAACTCTGTCCCAATATTCTGGCTTAGTAAACATCCTAGTGTTATCGACTATAATAAATCTAATTGGTCTTGATATACGTTCGAAGTTTTTCTCTATGTTAACTAATCCGTTTGGCACTGACGGTAAGTTACGAGGATTCACGTATTTTGACTCCAGCAGGAACTGTTTTATATTTGCAACAGTTAAAATTGATGACGCAGCCGAAGGAATCAAAATAATTGGATCTTTGCGAGGGCCACCTGATGAACCATTTGTTTTGGAAATACGACCGTGCGCGCCCTTATGACCGGGAGGCAATTTAGATCCTCGTAAAGATCCTTTGATCGACTGTACTAATTTTAGTTCTGCATCTTTTATTAGATAACCAAAGTTGATCGGCTTAGCACCACGCAATGCAGAGTTGTGGTCCACCAATATACGTTCATGTTTCATTGTTTCCACCACAACTGGATCGGAAACTTCACTATCATTTTCAAGAGATGCTGAAGTGGTTGATTTTACAGTCGACAATTCACCAGCCaaagttttattttctatatCTACTTTATCGGATGTCTCGCCTTTCTGACCGGGTGCTTTCAGATATTGGGATGATTCCGTATTGCCAGACAACCAATTTATTAAATCAGTTCTTTGTAAAAATGAAACATTAGTCAATTGTTTATTCTGACAGTCTGCTAGATAGTCTGCGGCACTTGAGTCCTTATTCATCCAACAATGAACAATTATTCGTAACTGTACCAATGAACCATCAATCTCAATTTCCGTTTCTTCATTCAATGGAAAACTATCTTGGGTACTACCATCACTGGATAGAGTTTCTACCATGGTTGCTTTCGTAATATCATCAGTAGACTGTCcctcattattttttagaACCAGTTTATCGCCGTTCTTTAAGTGTTCTCTCAGTCTGTCTAATGAGTTCGccataattttttcaccaGTTTCTTGCTCaaattattattcttttaacGCCCCGAATTAAGAAACAGCCTGTTTTGGAAACgcaatttgaaaaagggtGGAATATTCGTTGAAGTACTTGTTTTAAACCTGTCCAATCGAAATTTTCATCCTTATGCTTTGAGAACAATATTGCGTTGCCGGTTAACCGTCTCGGTGTTCGAtgagttgaaaaattatacaCTAAAAAGATACATACTATTCAAAGTTGTAAAAGAGACTCTTAGCTAAGGGAAGTATTAACAATAATCATTCACTTTATACTTTACATCGCAATTgctttcattaatttttgataaatggccaaaaaaacgaaaaataaCTCAAAAAGTTCAACTCCAGTGAATGATGTACCAACAACTGCTggcaaaaagaaagcaaaaggaaaaaagggaCAAGAACCAGAGCCAGAAGATGACAAAAGGGCCAAGCAACAAAGTAATAGAGCAAAAGTGACATCCACAGCAAGCTGGACAGGTAAATTGCCTCATACAATCTTACACGAAACATGTCAGAAACGAAAATGGAATAAGGTAGAGTATGATATGAAGAAAATCGGTGATAAAGGTTTCATTGCAATTGCAGTTTTGTCATTCACTGACCCAAAGACAAAAGAAACATTGACTGCAAGAATGAACGATCCAACCTATGACAAAGCTTCAGGAAAAGGCCTTGTAATTCCTCAAGAAACTCCAATTGAAGCTAGACACATGGCCTCCACTATTGCGCTATATCGCATTGCATACAACACCAACCTGCACATGATGCTTCCGCCAAACCATAGAAAAACATGGTATGCCCTCGACGATTTTCGAAAAGATAACCTGAAAACAGACGAAAAGCGTATAAACAAACTATTTGATCTTGATCCCTTCAAGACAATGGTGGAAGACAGAAAGCTCAAAGCCCAACgtgaaaaagaacaagtgGCCCAGAATAATCAAGCACAGAAAGAACAAGTTGCACGAACCATTTTATCTAGCCATGGTggaatttcttcttctggaAAGGACAGGCAAGAGAGAAAAGTAGCATCTCATAAAAACTCACATAATCCTTCATTAGTGCGGTTTCCAAAAAAGGTTTGGGAAAATTCTATATTTGTTGACCTTGATGAATCGTCTAGACAACTGATAGAAACTTcattgaaagagaaaattgaTTGGCaagctaaaaaaattagcCATAAAAATGAGACAATTGCTGAAAATCGGGAAGATCTCAAGGCAAAATTATTAACTCTACAATTTAGACCAAAACACGTAGAGGAAGCCATGCTTTATAAAGATCCATTGTCTTTCTTATTGTTTAACTTACCGGAAGATGATTTACCaccattttttcataaaaagaaaggtgATACAAAAAACAAGGTTGAAATAACAAACCTACCGTTATCAACTAGAATGATCGTTGAGCGTTTAACAGAAATTGGTGTCTCTTCAGATGAAGCCTTATTGGCTTTACAACAAAACGAtatgaatgaaaatgaagcGGCCGGGTTCTTGACGAGGGAAATTTTACCAACTTTAAATAGCAATACGAATGAACCTGTATCAGAAACTGAATCTATAGAATGTTGGAACCAAGAGCTAGAGAGCCTAGAGAGCATTTATGAGGGCTGCGTGATGGACGCCAAGGAAGATTCACACTACACGCTCAatttaattgaaaaactcaaaataaaattgaaagtaTATAGAACCAAAAATTATCCTGCATCATTACCTGGTATTGTAGTTTCAAcctttgataaaaattaCAAGCTACCTGATTATATTAAGAAACAAATATTAACCAGGTTACTGCATTATCTCCAGGAAGGAAATCTAATAGGCGATATGTTAGTATATCATATTTATGAATGGTTGAAAGAGAATATATCTAAGATAATTGACAACCCTGGCCCATTAATTCCAGATTCAGATTCGAAAGGTgcaataaacaaaagaaacattTCAAACGGTAAGAGAAGTATAAATAATTCTAGTTCGAGAAAATTCACAAAAACCACCATTTCTGAAGACACGCTCTCTGTCCTAAGGGAAGAGTACACAAAAAGGATCAAAAGTTCTGAATACAAAAGTATGCAGTTAGTTAGAGAACAACTGCCTGCCTGGAAGAAGCAAAAGGTTATTATAGATATCATCAATAAAAACGAAGTTGTATTGATTACTGGTGAAACAGGTTCGGGTAAATCCACTCAGGTCGTTCAGTTTATACTAGATTTCTTacagaaggaaaaaggagATTTCGGTAAGACTAAAATCGTATGTACGCAACCCAGAAGAATCTCGGCTATTGGGCTTGCTGAACGTGTTTCTGATGAACGCTGTGTAACTTGTGGGGAAGAGGTAGGTTACGTAATAAGAGGTGTCAATAAAACCAAAGCTTCCACACGTATCAAGTTCATGACCACAGGTGTTCTTGTTAGGTTGTTACAGAATGCTAGAACTATGTTAGAAAACAcaattgttgttattgatgaagttCATGAACGTTCTATTGATACTGACTTGATAGTGacattgatgaaaaatctCTTACATAGAGTTCGCGGCATGAAAATTGTTTTAATGAGTGCTACTGTTAACGTTGacttgttcaaaaaattctttccgGGGCTAGCAACATGTCACATAGAAGGACGCACTTTCCCCATCACTGATTACTTCTTGGAAGACATTCTTAGTGACCTTGACTTCAAGATCAAGAGAGAGAAGGCTTTGTCTTATGATGATGATAGCGTtgatgaaagaaataatgaCGACCAATATTTGAAGCCGAGAGCAGATTCTAAGTTTTTTACATCTGGGCAAATCAATTATGATTTGCTTTGTCAAGTGGTTGAATATGTACATAAACGCCTGAAAGCTGCTAATGACAACGGATCTATTATCGTTTTTTTGCCTGGTGTGGGAGAGATTAATAAGTGCTGCAATTTGCTAGCTAATAAATCAAATGAAGCAGATTTTATGGTTCTACCCTTGCACTCCGCTCTAACTCCTGAAGACCAAAAAAGGgtgttcaaaaaatatcatgggaaaaggaaagttGTTGTATCCACAAATATTGCTGAAACATCTATTACTATAGATGACTGTGTTGCAACTATTGACACAGGCCGTGCCAAATCGATGTTCTATAATCCAAAGGATAATACTACAAAACTAATTGAGTCGtttatttcaaaagctgAAGTTAAACAACGTAGAGGTCGTGCTGGTAGAGTACGTGAAGGTTTATCTTACAAATTattttctaaaaatttataCGAAAACGACATGATATCAATGCCAATTCcagaaatcaaaagaatcCCGTTGGAATCCCTTTATTTATCTGTTAAGGCTATGGGTATAAAGGACGTTAAAGCGTTTTTGAGCACAGCTTTGGATGCCCCTCCTTTACCAGCTCTGCAAAAGGcagaaagaatattaacaACGATAGGACTTGTTGATGAGTCCGACAAGTCACTCACACAGCTAGGTCAATTTATTAGCCTGATGCCTGTCATGGATAGTAAGCATGGTAAATTACTAATATACGGCATTCTGTTTGGCTGTACGGACATTTCTGTTTTACTTGTCTCGATACTCGGTATTGGAGTTTTGCCTTTCATCGGAGGTTTTGAAAATAGggaaaagataaaaaaactgCTATGTAAATATGAAAGTCGTGGGGATTTATTTGCAGTATTGGAAATTGTCAGAGATTacttcaaaatcaaagattCGAGCATCAAAAGGAAATATTTGAGAGACAATTTACTTTcctataataaaattaatgaaattaAGTCATCAACAGCCCAATATTATTCTATTTTGAAAGATGTAGGCTTTCTACCAATGGACTATAAAGTTGGAAGCATTTCTGATTTGAATAGGAACGAGCGAAATTTTGATATCCTAAGGGCCATTCTCACGGGTGCGTTTTATCCACACATAGCCAGGGTGCAACTACCAGATGTAAAGTATCTATCAACAAGTTCCGGTGctgttgaaaaagatcCTGAAGCCAAAATGATCAAATACTGGATTCGAAGCGAAGAGTATCAGGACAAATTAGAAGAATATAAGACGAAAATTTCGCAAGAGACGCAAAAGGTTGATTTGGAAGATTTACCGTTACCTGCTACTAGGGCATTCATTCATCCAAGTTCAGTCTTATTTTCAACCAATTCAGTAAACTTGGAAGACGCTAAGTTACTCTCTGAGGTGGATGGTCCAATATCCCGTCAATCCAAAATACCAACCGTTGTAAAATACccatttgttttgtttacCACGTCTCAAGTTACTAATAAGTTGTATTTGAGGGACTTAACCCCAACTACTACATTATCATTACTATTATTCGGAGGGGCAATCTCTTATGACATTGGAGGTACTATTCATTCACCGGGCATCGTTGTCGACAACTGGCTCCCAATTAGAACCTGGTGTAAGAATGGTGTTTTAATCAAGGAACTGAGAACACAACTTGATGAGGCCATAAGGAAAAAGTTAGAAAGTCCCGATTATGCTAAAAAATCTCAAATTGATAATTCTGGTGCTGATAAAACTctaaaaattgttgaaaaaattatagCTTCCGAACAATAGTAATCAGTTCCTACTGTAGTCCCTGTATAATAattatcatcttcattttcgaaaaggaatttttttaacataTAGAAGTGTCAAAGTATAAAACACTAACAAAAATCTAAGAGATTATTGCGACTGCGTGTTTTTCTCTTTGCTGAATCAGGGCTAGAATCCCGTAAACTACATAGCACATTGTCTTTGccatattttaaaaattttgtggCGCCgtcaaaataaaaaaaaaatactgaaGGATGCGAGGTTCGAACTCGCGCGGACAACCGTCCAACAGATCTTAAGTCTGCCGCCTTAGACCACTCGGCCAACCCTCCGTCGATAATACAACAACAAGGAAATACAGGATACGAACACCATCCAGTTTAACTTGATTAATCTTTACGCATGCATATTGCTAcatcttttttattctGCAATATACATCTGTTTATATCTCATTAATGTTGGTAAGCctctgaaaaatttatcaaatacTAGTACAATTGTTTACCAACATCATTTTCGTTGCTAGAAAATTACTATACACCGTTAAGAAAAGACATAAATCATGAGACTAATAGAACAACACTAGGGATTAGCCAATTTAATGGGAGCTGAAATGCAGGGATTAATTATGCAATTACAAAATGAATGGTATCGTttgaaatgaaagaagaaacacTAATATTATAACATAGAAATATCGATTTCTTCCTGCGAATTCCCATGTCCTCGTTGAGAACTTCTAATATGTTTTGTATgcctaatattatagctttacaaaaaaatagaatcTCAACAATTATCCCACAATTCACTCATGTCATGCTGCCTCTCGcgtattttttcttgaaaccGATGCTAGTTTAGTTGTCTTTCGGCATCAgctctaattttttcaagaatagTATCTACAGAGTcaaatttcatcattcGGAGAATTCCGATGAATCGGCATCGTCAGAGAAGCTATATAAGAAGAGATAAACACATTTGAAAGATAGGATATACTTTGAAAGTGTTCTGGTGACCACTATATCACTTAAGTAATACCTAACAAAGCAATGGTACAAGAAATCGATTTAGGTTTGACATGTGATATGCATGTTCATGTAAGAGAGGGTGCGATGTGTGAACTAGTCACCCCCAAGATTAGAGATGGTGGGGTTTCAATTGCTTACATCATGCCAAATTTACAACCTCCAATTACCACACTAGATAGAGTGATTGAATACAAAAAGACACTGCAGAAACTAGCTCCTAAAACTACCTTCTTAATGAGTTTttatctttcaaaagacTTAACTCCAGATTTAATTCATGAAGCTGCCCAACAACATGCCATTCGTGGAGTAAAGTGTTATCCAGCGGGAGTAACAACAAATTCGGCTGCTGGGGTGGATCCAAATGACTTCAGCGCATTTTACCCAATTTTCAAGGCTATGCAAGAAGAGAACCTGGTATTAAATTTGCATGGGGAAAAACCTTCTGTCCATGATGGAGACAAAGAACCTATTCATGTATTGAATGCAGAGGAAGCCTTTTTGCCagccttgaaaaaattgcatAATGATTTCCCAAACCTGAAAATAATTCTGGAACACTGCACTAGCGAGTCGGCAATAAAGACAATCGAGGATATAAATAAGAACGTGAAGAAAGCCACTGACGTAAAGGTTGCTGCCACATTAACGGCTCATCACTTATTTTTAACAATTGATGATTGGGCCGGAAATCCGGTAAATTTTTGCAAACCTGTTGCGAAACTTCCAAATGACAAAAAGGCTCTAGTCAAAGCTGCTGTATCAGGGAAaccatattttttctttggatcTGATTCAGCACCTCATCCTGTACAAAATAAGGCCAATTACGAGGGTGTTTGCGCAGGAGTTTACTCACAATCTTTTGCGATCCCTTATATCGCCcaagtttttgaagagCAAAATGCCTTGGAGAACTTAAAGGGCTTTGTTTCCGACTTCGGAATTTCCTTTTATGAGGTTAAAGATAGCGAAGTGGCTTCTTCAGATAAGGcaatattattcaaaaaagaacaagttATCCCTCAGGTTATCAGCGATGGCAAAGACATAAGCATCATCCCATTTAAAGCAGGTGATAAACTAAGTTGGTCGGTGAGATGGGAACCTCGTTAATATGCAACAATATGTAGGCTCATTTGAGAGTATAGAccatatatacatatttatgGGAAAAATAAACTTACCTTCCAATAGAAGTTATAGATGCCATCATCATGCCTATTGTTATGGTCCGTATCTCTTTACAGAAGTTCACAGCCAAATGCGTTGATATggtatattttttctcttcagttttttatcaaaaaatgcCACAACCTTGATTTAATCTTGCATACTAACATCCACATCTTGAGCTTTTTGCTTTTCGTCATTgctttcttcctcatcactTTCACTACTATTATTCAGCACTCCAATCATCTTATTgtaaatttctttatctttcGCACTCAATTCATTTAAGGGCAAATTACCTGAGTTCTTCTCTTGCAGCCAAAAGAAGTACCTTTCGTTGGatgaaaaaactaaagCAAATATTCTGCCACTTTTACTGGATTTTATTGGAACCCACATGGTCTCTCCAGGAAttaaaatcaaagaaatagGATCAAGTTCCCTCCCGACCGGCTTTTCCGTTGGACGCCACTCGAAATCCCAAAATCCCaattcttcctcttcatttgGTTTGATCTCGATTTCACCCTGAACTGGAATTGGCGTACATAGACGTGAATCTTCGTTGTATTCACAAACACCAGCCCTGAATTTAATTACAGTTGAACTCATACTCATCAACActcttttaaaatttatAAGTCAACCAGCACTTAGGTAGTTTTCTGGCACCCTTATAGAACCTAATCTACTGGTCATAGTAGAGTATTTAGTAGCAAAGCTTTCGCCACCTCGCGAATAATATATCACGAAATACGGAGGAATTTTAACTGAAATATATCAATAACGCATATCAAGGAGGGGATGACTTGATGagttgaaaataatataaatGGTTCAAGCAACCGTTTGTACACCACTCAGTCAATTATTGCTTCAATTGAAATTATAGAGGACCGAAGATTAGTCATATAAAACAGGggtctttttttctttaggGAGATTACTATTACAATGTCGCAACAGGATTCACAGCGCTGGCTGCCCACGGATCGGCTAATATATGGTGTGCTAGTCAAATCTTTCCTTCCCTTACAAAGGTATCCTGAGCTGGTATATGAAAACAGCAATTATGCGAACGTTTATGTGGGTGCAGAAGTTTACGTCTTCGAAGAATCTGTGGATAAGAAATGGTGTAGAGCGTACCAATGTTTACGACCCTTTCCTGAAGAATTCATATCGAATATGAACTCGGCGAATGATGTACTGCCAGACGTGAAACCGAAAGTAGTGATATTTCCTAGAAAATATGTTCATTTTGAAGCAGAAAAAGCCGTCAGCACAatgccatttttcaaagcacCTAGTGCTGAGGATTTTAAACCATTGATAAGTAAAGAATGTGAGTCCCGCTCCTTTTGTGACAGCCTATATGTTAGCTCTACTGATGATATATCAACTGGTAAACCAAGAAAGACACCGAGACCTCCGTTCCCCTTTTTCAGATACCAAAAGAGGTCCTTTAAGGACGAAATGGGTCCTATATTATCTCTTATTTCCTCGCATGTTTACTCTATGTATTCAATTGGCGAGTTTTCTATATATaggaaaatgataaaactTTATTATGATTTGGACACTATACGATTTAGATTGTCTATGAATTTAACCACAGAGGCTGAGAAAATAAATCTGATAAGAGCAGCAACATCCCTAAGAACTAAAATcgcaaaatttttgtcCTCCACATACAGGAAGAATAAACTAATTGCTAACTCTACTCCAAGAAACCCAGATCCTTATGGTTTCGAAGGAATTTTTGCCAGGGATATTGATACTGGCGAATTGCTCTCATACGAGATCGACAAATTAAGAACTTTAGTGTCATCGTCAATGCTTTGTGGTTTAACTAATAATTTTCCTACTGTACCTGTGGTAGAGTCCGATGATGAGTCCTCATCTAACGGACTATTCGGCACAGTTAGATCGAGCATTTTGGTTAACTTGAAAGATCTGGCATGGGATCCCTCTATATCAGATCCTAAATATCAAGATCTTTCTATTTGTGTATACTTGAGAACCAAAGACGAAGTTTTAACAGAGTCTTTTACCATGACGAAGTCGTCCAATATGGAATCAGCTCTAGATGAAATTCCTGCAATGTTattcaagaatattttggaaaCGATAGTccataaaaataaagtataCTTAGTAGTAGTGCTGAAGGAAACAATAGCAATTACAACAGAAACTGCTCCGGAAATTTCATCTTACAATATATCTACCGAAGAGTCAAGTTCACATTCCCCATTTTCTCCATTTAATTCATCGACTGAGAATAAGATTGACCACGTAAAAAAGGGCTTAGCTGCCGGAGTTATTAACATATCTCCGGTATTCAAGTTTTATAACGGCCTATCAGTTGCGAATAAAGCTCAGAGGTTTAACCTTTATCTTTATAGCTCCGATTCCTCGGATTCGCAAAACTTCAACTCTTCAAAGGATGCGGATTTAGGTTGGGGCGGGTTAATAAATAAGATAATAAAAGATTCTTCTGAAGGCGTTTCTGTGAACCCTAGGGCTGTTTCTTTATCGGTAACTGTAAAGGAAATTATAGGCAAACAAGAGGCGGAAAAAGTGCTCTCCACATCTTTAGTACCGATAAGATCTATTCCCACATACTTTTATGATACCATGTTTAGCCAAGCAGAAAGAATTTATCTGAACTTAGGTAGGGTGTCGCTTTATGGACTTCCTGCAGCTGATACAAATATAGAAAATGTTACCGTTCAAATATCCTGCAGGAATAAGGCCGtaaaattttgcaaaaataaGCTCGAAGAGAGATCTGGGGACTGGAAGTTTGTTTCAGTTCGTCCAAATGAGAGCATAGGCGAATCGATTAGAATAGAAGGGGTAGAGAACATGAACGAAGACGAGACATTAAGAGTATTGGTATATTTGAATGGATTTTTGATggcaaaatcaaatatacatatcaagaaaaagaacgaaATCATAGAATATAGAAAGGGTACCGTATTCCAAATAATGTCATCCAAATCAGTACCTCTAATTCATTTAGAGCTTGAAGCATCATATTTTGGTCGGAGATATAATATCAACCCTGCCATTACAAATTTCTTAGTTCTTCAAACCAAAAATGTTGAATTCGACCAGCAACTTAAAGAGCACTATTCAGTTACATTGAAGCAGCTGAATAACGTTTCTTTTAAAGATTTACTAAAGCATTTTGACACAATTTTAGCACACTATTTGTTACTTCTTGAATCGGTGAATGAAGCTACTGATAAAAAAGGCCCTTCTTCAAGTTTACCCAATATTGTATTCAGTGAATTCGTCAAGTTTTTAAATTTAATGTTAACACACCAAGAAAACTCTAGATATTGGTTTAATAGACTGTACAAAAAAGTCATGTCAAAGGAACTAGAATGTCCCAATGTTGCACCGATACTAATAAAACATATGACAACGATCTTTGATAGGAGTCATTCTTCTTGGACTAGAACAGGAACTGCAATCTGCCGAACCATCCTGTACATAATTGTGTTGGCAATCGGTTCGTCTCATTCTGATGAAATGCCTAATTTCAgtcattttttcagaagCTTGCACAAATTTTTAATGCTTGCTGATGAGCCAATAATGGCGGATCAAATTTTGTTAATAGAAAGTATTCCCTCTATGCTGGAGACAATGACCAATCACTGTAAGGTGGAAGACTTAGTTCGTTTTGCGATCGGACTGTTTGAATGTTGccaggaaaaagaaatgaatcAAAAAATGTACTCCAGGCCACTCTCAGTTcgagaagaagaatatttgaataCAAAGTTTAATTGCCTGTTGAAGTTAATTAACAAGAAGGTTTtgcaaaattatttaacCAATACGGAATCCGTAGATAAACTGAGGTTACAGTTTTTATCTAAAACCCTTGAGTGGTTACTTACGCCGTATACTCCAGGCGATGACAAATGTTTTCACGTAGAATCCTTACGCTTGGTTAATTCTGTTTTCATTACAATAATCGAAGATTACAAATTTGACATGCTACAAAGGAACTTGATAAGGTTACTACCATATTTGTGTAAGTCCTTCGTCCATTTAAGAAGGTACTGTAAGAAAGCACGTTTAATGAGGCCTCGAAGAGTTTTTACCATGCTTTTTCCCAGAGAAATTCCATGCAACTACATACCGGTTGATTCAATAGTGAATGATGAAGTAGTCGTAGAAGTTCTTCTAGAGCTTGCCATCATAATTTGTGAAATAACGAAAATTGCATCAAGCAGATTTCCATCATATCAATCTTTCAGCGAAATCATAAACTTGTGCGATAAAGACActctttttcaatcaaatttttattcaCGACAAATCACGAATGAAAATGTCTATACAATAACCAAaacagtttttttgttttttaaaCAAGATTGGTTCCCAGGAATGAAGTGGCTTGGCGTATCAGCGTTATTAGGAAGATCGTCTCTAATATTGCTTAGTTTATGCAAGGATTATATCatagaaaataattcaCCTTCTCCATCAAAGGAGTCTGAAAAGAGGGTTGACATGCGACTTTGGGCAGAATATGTAAAAGTCATACTACTAGTTTCAAACCATAAAAGTGCATCCTTGACTAAGTTAGCTATTACTCCACGTAAGGCCGTTTATTTGATATCGGGTGacctgaaaaaaatttcagcaTATATCCTAAATGAATGTTGGGATGCCCTAGCCACTGGGCACTATAATATCACTTATGCTAAAAAGTATGGATTAGGAGCCTTGAGTGATTGCCAATTTGAATTGTTTGTTCATaatc
Above is a genomic segment from Saccharomyces cerevisiae S288C chromosome XII, complete sequence containing:
- a CDS encoding RNA helicase (Predicted RNA helicase of the DEAH-box family; the authentic, non-tagged protein is detected in highly purified mitochondria in HTP studies and sediments with the 40S ribosomal subunit; crosslinks with 18S rRNA; non-essential gene; contains a ubiquitin-associated domain, an RWD domain, a helicase ATP-binding DEAD-like domain, a helicase C terminal domain and a helicase associated domain; does not contain a Rb-like A/B pocket structure; homolog of mammalian translation initiation factor DHX29); translation: MAKKTKNNSKSSTPVNDVPTTAGKKKAKGKKGQEPEPEDDKRAKQQSNRAKVTSTASWTGKLPHTILHETCQKRKWNKVEYDMKKIGDKGFIAIAVLSFTDPKTKETLTARMNDPTYDKASGKGLVIPQETPIEARHMASTIALYRIAYNTNLHMMLPPNHRKTWYALDDFRKDNLKTDEKRINKLFDLDPFKTMVEDRKLKAQREKEQVAQNNQAQKEQVARTILSSHGGISSSGKDRQERKVASHKNSHNPSLVRFPKKVWENSIFVDLDESSRQLIETSLKEKIDWQAKKISHKNETIAENREDLKAKLLTLQFRPKHVEEAMLYKDPLSFLLFNLPEDDLPPFFHKKKGDTKNKVEITNLPLSTRMIVERLTEIGVSSDEALLALQQNDMNENEAAGFLTREILPTLNSNTNEPVSETESIECWNQELESLESIYEGCVMDAKEDSHYTLNLIEKLKIKLKVYRTKNYPASLPGIVVSTFDKNYKLPDYIKKQILTRLLHYLQEGNLIGDMLVYHIYEWLKENISKIIDNPGPLIPDSDSKGAINKRNISNGKRSINNSSSRKFTKTTISEDTLSVLREEYTKRIKSSEYKSMQLVREQLPAWKKQKVIIDIINKNEVVLITGETGSGKSTQVVQFILDFLQKEKGDFGKTKIVCTQPRRISAIGLAERVSDERCVTCGEEVGYVIRGVNKTKASTRIKFMTTGVLVRLLQNARTMLENTIVVIDEVHERSIDTDLIVTLMKNLLHRVRGMKIVLMSATVNVDLFKKFFPGLATCHIEGRTFPITDYFLEDILSDLDFKIKREKALSYDDDSVDERNNDDQYLKPRADSKFFTSGQINYDLLCQVVEYVHKRLKAANDNGSIIVFLPGVGEINKCCNLLANKSNEADFMVLPLHSALTPEDQKRVFKKYHGKRKVVVSTNIAETSITIDDCVATIDTGRAKSMFYNPKDNTTKLIESFISKAEVKQRRGRAGRVREGLSYKLFSKNLYENDMISMPIPEIKRIPLESLYLSVKAMGIKDVKAFLSTALDAPPLPALQKAERILTTIGLVDESDKSLTQLGQFISLMPVMDSKHGKLLIYGILFGCTDISVLLVSILGIGVLPFIGGFENREKIKKLLCKYESRGDLFAVLEIVRDYFKIKDSSIKRKYLRDNLLSYNKINEIKSSTAQYYSILKDVGFLPMDYKVGSISDLNRNERNFDILRAILTGAFYPHIARVQLPDVKYLSTSSGAVEKDPEAKMIKYWIRSEEYQDKLEEYKTKISQETQKVDLEDLPLPATRAFIHPSSVLFSTNSVNLEDAKLLSEVDGPISRQSKIPTVVKYPFVLFTTSQVTNKLYLRDLTPTTTLSLLLFGGAISYDIGGTIHSPGIVVDNWLPIRTWCKNGVLIKELRTQLDEAIRKKLESPDYAKKSQIDNSGADKTLKIVEKIIASEQ
- the CDC73 gene encoding Cdc73p (Component of the Paf1p complex; binds to and modulates the activity of RNA polymerases I and II; required for expression of certain genes, modification of some histones, and telomere maintenance; involved in transcription elongation as demonstrated by the G-less-based run-on (GLRO) assay; role in preventing L-A mycovirus pathogenesis; protein abundance increases in response to DNA replication stress; human homolog, parafibromin, is a tumour suppressor linked to breast, renal and gastric cancers): MANSLDRLREHLKNGDKLVLKNNEGQSTDDITKATMVETLSSDGSTQDSFPLNEETEIEIDGSLVQLRIIVHCWMNKDSSAADYLADCQNKQLTNVSFLQRTDLINWLSGNTESSQYLKAPGQKGETSDKVDIENKTLAGELSTVKSTTSASLENDSEVSDPVVVETMKHERILVDHNSALRGAKPINFGYLIKDAELKLVQSIKGSLRGSKLPPGHKGAHGRISKTNGSSGGPRKDPIILIPSAASSILTVANIKQFLLESKYVNPRNLPSVPNGLVNIEKNFERISRPIRFIIVDNTRMFTKPEYWDRVVAIFTTGHTWQFNNYQWNSPQELFQRCKGYYFHFAGDSVPQHVQQWNVEKVELDKNKRFKDVEVVRYFWHSLEKELISRGYR